A DNA window from Parus major isolate Abel chromosome 9, Parus_major1.1, whole genome shotgun sequence contains the following coding sequences:
- the CARD8 gene encoding caspase recruitment domain-containing protein 8, protein MSGPAQEPDSGAESLSSDEKEVAPNGVEGSGSAEEHPQGEASSESSSSSSSEEESDAEEWDGGRLDEGREEKESPPYCNDSGESCLPHCEHCRNENDQKEQVTPRRLAGGQFMVQLDAEGSYQCSITGLVFEVTGAARITYSLLSWSKFARLVEKPWIVGGPLFDVRCSAPAALGSIQFPHCLCLGGDGAAVAFKVLHVKGGGAAIEPSAEFSASHVKWVVSSLSPVGPLIHSQEPLHYHGVVILYKAVDEHPSLSFWVYLATNNHSVIKDIENTVKHSKRKFIRIEKPAVCQKLLQEGKKYRLICEPEAEITPVEMKFVDGSLMKLKSYFEVYLEKPDDFTLSLVEEDSDETIWKARLRERDWIHYDQNKNEQKRSTASVRKRKPTLNILEEEGLHSKKQKSGSAADGMGAKSLTDKQLLEIAKLLDRRWREMAIECLQMEMKDIEDIRAMEEEVIMQKFQVLRKWRDREQGNGTAEALQRSLGETATYEILQALQGFLAQS, encoded by the exons CGGGGCTGAGTCCCTCTCCTCGGATGAAAAAG AGGTGGCACCCAACGGCGTGGAGGGATCGGGATCAGCCGAGGAGCACCCACAGG GAGAAGCCAGTTCCgaaagcagctccagcagcagctcagaagaGGAGTCAG atgCAGAGGAGTGGGATGGAGGAAGGCTGG ATGAAGGGCGGGAGGAGAAGGAATCCCCACCTTACTGCAATGACTCAG GAGAGAGCTGCTTGCCACACTGTGAGCACTgcaggaatgaaaat GACCAGAAGGAGCAGGTGACCCCCAGGAGACTTGCTGGAGGACAATTTAt GGTGCAGCTGGATGCTGAGGGCTCCTACCAGTGCAGCATCACTGGGCTCGTGTTTGAGGTGACGGGTGCTGCCAGGATCACGTATTCCCTGTTGTCCTGGAGCAAATTCGCCCGGCTGGTGGAGAAGCCCTGGATCGTGGGCGGGCCCCTGTTCGACGTGCGCTGCTCGGCGCCCGCCGCGCTGGGCTCCATCCAGTTCCCGCACTGCCTGTGCCTGGGGG GTGACGGCGCTGCCGTGGCCTTCAAGGTGCTGCACGTCAAGGGCGGCGGCGCGGCCATCGAGCCCTCGGCCGAGTTCTCGGCGTCGCACGTCAAGTGGGTGGTGAGCTCCTTGTCCCCCGTGGGACCCCTGATCCACAGCCAGGAGCCCCTGCACTACCACGGCGTTGTCATCCTCTACAAAGCCGTGGACGAGCACCCCTCCCTGTCCTTCTGGGTCTACCTGGCCACCAACAACCACTCGGTCATCAAG GATATCGAAAATACTGTAAAACACTCGAAAAGGAAATTTATTCGAATTGAAAAGCCGGCTGTATGCCAAAAATTactgcaggaaggaaagaaatacagattgATCTGTGAGCCAGAAGCTGAAATAACTCCTGTG GAGATGAAATTTGTGGATGGATCACTCATGAAACTGAAGAGTTACTTTGAGGTGTATTTGGAGAAGCCTGATGACTTCACCTTGTCCCTGGTGGAGGAGGACTCGGATGAGACCATCTGGAAAGCCAGACTCCGAGAGA GGGATTGGATCCATTATGACCAGAACAAGAACGAGCAGAAGAGGAGCACAGCCA gtgtgaggaagaggaagccAACCCTCAACATCCTGGAGGAAGAGGGGCTgcacagcaaaaagcagaaaagcgGCAGCGCTGCAG ATGGAATGGGAGCAAAAAGCTTAACAGacaaacagctgctggagaTCGCCAAGCTCCTGGACCGGCGCTGGAGGGAAATGGCCATCGAGTGTCTCCAGATGGAGATGAAGGACATCGAGGACATCCGGGccatggaggaggaggtgatCATGCAGAAATTCCAGGTGCTGAGGAAGTGGAGAGACAGGGAACAGGGCAATGGCACTGCAGAGGCTTTGCAGAGGAGCCTCGGGGAAACAGCCACCTACGAGATCCTGCAGGCGCTGCAAG gTTTCTTGGCTCAGAGCTGA